From the Streptomonospora nanhaiensis genome, the window CTGGTAGCGGAGCCCGGAGCAGCCCCCCGGCTGCACAGCGACACGCAGCCGAAGGTCGTCGCGGCCTTCCTGCTCCAGGAGGCCCTTGACCTTGCTCGCCGCCTCGTCCGTCAGGATGATGCCCTGCGCGGGGGCCTCGCTCTGAACCGTCATCTGCTAGCTCCTCCGTAGTTTCGACCCGTGTCGAGCCACACGTGTTCAACGCGCGGTTCGCTTCGCGCATTCCTGGGCGCGGGGTCGTGGCGCGCTCTCCTGTTTTCCCCCAGCTTAGGCGCTCATGCGCACTGTGGCCATCATGAGTCGCGGCCGTCACGCGCCGTGCGGGGGGTGGCCGCCGGGCGTACGCGGGCGGGCCCCGCCCCAGCGCCGGGCGACCGCGGCGGCCAGCCGGGTCAGCTCCTCGGCGGGGCGGCTCAGCGCCGCCTCGGCGGAGCCCGCGGACTCCACCAGGGCGTAGGTCTCGGTGATTCCGGCCGCCGCGGCCTCCTTGCGGCCCACCGCCACCACGCCGGCCGTGACCACGCAGGGCACCCCCTGGTCGGCGGCGGCCCGCGCCACTCCGTGGGGCAGCTTGCCGCGCAGCGACTGGCCGTCGAAGGAGCCCTCGCCGGTGATCACGAGGTCGGCGGTCGCGACGTCGGCGGCCAGGCCGACCGCCTCCAGCACCCGGGCCACGCCCGACTCCACGGTGCCGCCCAGCAGCAGCAGGCCGTAGCCCAGGCCGCCGGCGGCGCCGGCGCCGGGGGCCTCGCGCAGGCCGCCGGGGTCGGTGGCGTCGGCGAAGGCGGTGAGGGCGGCGTCGAGGCGCTGCACCGCGTCGGGGTCGGCGCCCTTCTGCGGGCCGAACACGGCGCTGGCGCCGTTGACGCCCAGCAGCGGGTTGTCCACGTCGGTGGCGGCCACCAGGCGGACGCCG encodes:
- a CDS encoding glycerate kinase, with translation MRIVIAPDKFAGTLTAVEAAQAIADGWHTVAPDADTRLLPLSDGGPGFVEVLHTALGGTVADLEVTGPLGAPVPARYLIAGTTAYIESAHACGLHLVPAESRDPARTTTRGVGELIAAAVAAGADTVVVGLGGSSTNDGGAGMLAALGASPAGALGSGGGALAALEGPIDLAAARAAVAGVRLVAATDVDNPLLGVNGASAVFGPQKGADPDAVQRLDAALTAFADATDPGGLREAPGAGAAGGLGYGLLLLGGTVESGVARVLEAVGLAADVATADLVITGEGSFDGQSLRGKLPHGVARAAADQGVPCVVTAGVVAVGRKEAAAAGITETYALVESAGSAEAALSRPAEELTRLAAAVARRWGGARPRTPGGHPPHGA